A portion of the Nitratidesulfovibrio termitidis HI1 genome contains these proteins:
- a CDS encoding helix-turn-helix transcriptional regulator produces the protein MPRKINQEASPSRKLLGLFSLLLFSGEWHSLPDLARIFKCSKQTISRLIEEIELSHEAKIERETRSRTCFYRIRSPQKQPKVSLSPAEISQLVLCRDLVVHLLPEEIRTSVTRTIRQATVLLPEPSQRCQALDSCVQVSVRGEIDYTPFHGFLDTLLQAIRKKYVCEIEYLAANRDAPKTHEIAPMRIIAYREALYVSAWKVTPKGTPEPVHPMLLALHRFKSATPTRRSFNLPLPPSEAEGLFGLMPQEPFKASIRFDRSVAPYIRERRWSTEQSLTAQEDGGVVLELAARSEAELTSWVLSFGTHAELISPQHLRQQLVQELGEAKELYLECEVKGAFK, from the coding sequence ATGCCCCGCAAGATCAACCAAGAGGCCTCCCCTTCGCGCAAGCTTCTCGGCTTGTTCAGCCTCTTACTTTTCTCCGGGGAATGGCACTCCCTTCCGGATCTTGCCCGGATATTCAAATGTTCCAAGCAAACGATCTCCAGGCTCATCGAAGAGATCGAACTAAGCCACGAAGCCAAGATTGAGCGTGAGACACGCTCACGCACCTGTTTCTATCGCATTCGGTCACCACAAAAACAGCCGAAGGTTTCGCTGAGTCCGGCTGAAATCAGCCAGCTTGTCCTTTGTCGGGACCTTGTGGTGCACCTGCTTCCTGAGGAGATTCGCACCTCGGTAACACGCACGATCAGGCAAGCCACAGTCCTCCTTCCCGAGCCTAGCCAGCGATGCCAAGCCTTGGACTCATGCGTCCAAGTATCGGTTCGCGGAGAAATCGACTACACGCCTTTCCACGGATTTCTTGACACCTTGCTGCAGGCGATCCGGAAAAAATACGTATGCGAAATCGAGTATCTCGCGGCTAACCGCGACGCCCCCAAGACTCATGAAATCGCCCCCATGCGAATCATCGCGTATCGTGAGGCGTTGTATGTGTCCGCATGGAAAGTCACACCGAAGGGAACCCCTGAACCGGTGCATCCCATGCTGCTTGCGCTCCATAGATTCAAATCTGCCACTCCTACACGCAGGTCGTTCAACCTCCCTCTGCCCCCGAGCGAGGCAGAGGGACTTTTCGGTCTGATGCCGCAAGAACCGTTCAAAGCCAGCATCCGTTTTGATCGGTCTGTTGCGCCATACATTCGGGAGAGAAGATGGAGCACGGAGCAATCGCTGACAGCGCAAGAGGACGGAGGTGTTGTGCTTGAGCTTGCAGCACGAAGCGAAGCCGAGCTAACGTCATGGGTACTCAGTTTTGGCACTCACGCGGAGCTGATCTCTCCGCAACATCTGAGACAGCAGCTTGTTCAGGAGCTTGGAGAAGCAAAAGAATTGTATTTAGAGTGTGAAGTTAAGGGCGCCTTTAAATGA
- a CDS encoding DUF1788 domain-containing protein, with the protein MTADIARMSMQDRFQHLFTVISSQRFLNKQGLGNEVPFFICPFKPEESVEMERLQRQLINRLEQDGVRILEINLYDISIEILKEREIWNNIVEMENSVSKEQLKELLQGVLDPEAHLVPAIAAKLASADFEVLFLSGVGEVFPYIRSHNVLNNLQSTAKEKPTVMFFPGAYTHSLESGASLDLFGRLHDDKYYRAFNIFHCEA; encoded by the coding sequence ATGACGGCAGATATAGCCAGAATGTCGATGCAGGACAGGTTTCAGCATCTCTTCACTGTAATATCGAGCCAGCGTTTTCTCAATAAGCAAGGACTTGGCAATGAGGTTCCGTTCTTTATCTGTCCTTTCAAGCCAGAAGAATCTGTGGAAATGGAGCGACTCCAGCGCCAACTGATCAATCGCCTTGAGCAGGACGGCGTTCGTATTCTGGAAATCAATCTGTATGACATTTCGATTGAAATCCTTAAAGAACGTGAAATCTGGAACAATATTGTCGAAATGGAAAATTCTGTCTCCAAAGAACAACTAAAGGAACTGCTGCAAGGCGTACTTGACCCCGAAGCGCATCTTGTTCCGGCCATTGCTGCCAAACTGGCAAGCGCGGATTTCGAAGTTCTTTTTTTATCCGGCGTTGGTGAGGTATTCCCCTACATCCGCTCGCACAACGTTTTAAACAATCTGCAGAGCACGGCGAAAGAAAAACCAACCGTCATGTTTTTTCCTGGAGCCTACACCCACTCCCTGGAGTCTGGAGCATCGCTCGATCTCTTCGGAAGGCTGCATGATGACAAGTACTACAGGGCATTTAACATTTTTCATTGCGAAGCATAA
- the brxC gene encoding BREX system P-loop protein BrxC produces the protein MTLKTIFNKPVDRPIEGVIKADDEASLRLEIEEYVLTNEVEKRLESFLDAYNNYEGANGVWVSGFFGSGKSHLLKMLALLLENRQIDGATALDLFLPKCGDNEILRGDLKRAVAIPSKSILFNIDQKADVISKTQVDALLAVFVKVFDEMCGYYGKQGHIAQFERDLDSRGIYQQFKSAYESTAGRTWQMGREQALLEGKSIAKAYAQATGGDEASAMGILDKYRSQYRVSIEDFAEQVHAYIERQSPDFRLNFFVDEVGQYIAENIKLMTNLQTIAESMATKCRGRAWVIVTAQEDMGTVVGEMGKQQGNDFSKIQARFANRMKLTSADVAEVIQKRLLTKTEEGVRLLSGIYHAQSNNFKTLFDFADGSQTYRNYQDREHFIHSYPFIPYQFALFQSAIQNLSQHNAFEGKHSSVGERSMLGVFQQVAIQIGGHEIGQLATFDLMFEGIRTALKSNIQRAIIQAEKHLDGPFAIRLLKTLFLVKYVKEFKPTVRNLCVLMLDGFNQDLPALRKRVEEALSLLEQQTYVQRNGEFYEYLTDEEKDVEQEIKNTEVESSDVATELEKIVFDHVLKHRKIRYDENGQDYPFSRKLDDRLHGREYELAIHVISPFHENAENESILRMQSMGRDELLVLMPLDARLVRDTLMYKQTEKYIRQNMSITQQEAVKRILTDKGFQNRQRYAELQQRVQSLMGKAKLFVAGTDIEIGSEDAQTRVLRGFHELISRAYPNLRMLRGITYTENDIAKCLKHSQHGLFGNDVTNLAESEQELLAFIQSNNRGGVRTTLKNLLEKFERKPYGWHYAAVLCTLANLCARGKIEVRTDGNLLEEDTLERALRNTHGHGNVVLEPQVEFTASQVRALKELLGDLFDAPPGASEAKELGKEAGAALQELMRQLSPLAAQAPLYPFLNTLMPVLEKLKELIGKPYTWYLTELTRQEDALLTMKESVIDPVRKFMNGPQKDIFDNARKFVQTQEPNFAYIEGDEAAQVVACLTDPECFKGNRMQQMKTQVETLQGKVTAQINTEIAKAKETVTALKGRLCGMAEFGALNGDQQEQITRPFNEFNAAIERQKLIAVIRDTLRRFEESDYQRLLSQMTSWAQPAPIPEPTPEPGGFVKPDEGTKPTPPAKPEPRIEYVPSRSVKVSFDKAWLADETDVERYLKSMREALLDEIRKGKRIQI, from the coding sequence ATGACTCTTAAGACCATTTTTAACAAGCCAGTTGACCGTCCGATAGAAGGGGTCATCAAAGCTGATGATGAAGCCAGCCTTCGCCTCGAGATTGAAGAGTACGTCCTGACCAACGAGGTCGAGAAACGGCTTGAGTCCTTTCTGGACGCTTACAACAACTACGAAGGTGCCAACGGCGTTTGGGTTTCCGGCTTCTTCGGGTCAGGCAAATCCCACCTGTTGAAGATGCTGGCCCTCTTGCTCGAAAACCGACAGATCGACGGGGCCACGGCTCTTGACCTGTTCCTGCCCAAGTGTGGCGACAACGAAATCCTTCGTGGTGATCTCAAACGAGCCGTCGCCATTCCATCAAAAAGCATTCTGTTCAACATCGACCAGAAAGCGGACGTCATCAGCAAGACTCAAGTCGATGCGCTTCTTGCCGTCTTCGTTAAGGTTTTTGACGAGATGTGCGGTTATTACGGCAAACAGGGGCACATCGCCCAGTTCGAGCGCGACCTCGACAGCCGCGGCATCTACCAACAGTTCAAATCTGCCTATGAATCCACAGCAGGCAGAACATGGCAAATGGGCCGCGAGCAGGCTCTGCTGGAAGGGAAAAGCATTGCTAAAGCCTATGCCCAGGCAACCGGTGGTGACGAAGCATCGGCCATGGGGATACTCGATAAATACCGCAGCCAGTACCGTGTCTCCATCGAAGATTTTGCCGAGCAGGTACATGCGTATATCGAGCGACAATCGCCAGATTTTCGCCTGAACTTCTTTGTCGATGAGGTCGGTCAGTACATCGCTGAAAACATCAAGCTAATGACCAACCTCCAGACCATCGCCGAGAGCATGGCCACCAAATGCAGGGGCCGCGCATGGGTCATCGTGACCGCCCAAGAAGATATGGGGACTGTTGTCGGCGAAATGGGAAAGCAGCAAGGCAACGACTTCTCGAAGATCCAGGCTCGGTTCGCCAACCGCATGAAACTGACCAGCGCCGATGTGGCGGAGGTTATCCAGAAGCGTCTGCTGACGAAAACCGAAGAAGGCGTTCGTCTGCTTTCAGGCATCTATCATGCGCAATCCAACAATTTTAAGACCCTGTTTGACTTTGCCGACGGTTCGCAAACCTACAGGAACTACCAGGATCGGGAACACTTCATTCACAGCTATCCGTTTATTCCTTACCAATTCGCGCTGTTTCAGTCGGCCATTCAGAATCTGTCGCAGCATAACGCCTTCGAGGGCAAGCACAGCTCGGTGGGCGAACGCTCCATGCTGGGGGTGTTCCAGCAGGTTGCGATCCAGATCGGGGGGCATGAAATCGGCCAGTTGGCGACCTTCGACCTGATGTTCGAAGGCATTCGCACCGCGCTGAAATCCAATATCCAGCGGGCCATCATCCAGGCAGAAAAGCATCTGGATGGTCCCTTTGCGATTCGGCTGTTGAAAACGCTTTTCCTGGTCAAGTACGTCAAGGAGTTCAAGCCAACCGTTCGCAACCTGTGCGTCCTGATGCTCGACGGTTTCAATCAGGATCTGCCCGCGCTGAGGAAGCGAGTCGAGGAAGCTCTCAGCCTCCTGGAGCAGCAGACCTACGTGCAGCGCAATGGCGAGTTCTACGAGTACCTGACCGACGAGGAAAAAGACGTCGAGCAGGAAATCAAGAACACCGAGGTGGAGTCGTCAGACGTTGCCACCGAGCTTGAGAAGATCGTTTTCGACCATGTCCTCAAGCATCGGAAGATCCGCTACGACGAGAATGGCCAGGATTACCCGTTCTCCAGAAAACTTGACGATCGACTGCACGGCCGCGAGTACGAACTGGCCATCCATGTCATCAGCCCGTTCCATGAAAATGCCGAAAACGAGTCCATCCTGCGGATGCAGAGCATGGGCCGGGACGAACTGCTGGTCCTGATGCCCTTGGACGCACGCCTAGTTCGCGACACCCTCATGTACAAGCAGACGGAGAAATATATCCGCCAGAATATGTCGATCACCCAGCAGGAGGCGGTCAAACGCATCCTGACCGACAAGGGCTTCCAGAACCGGCAACGCTATGCCGAGTTGCAGCAGCGCGTTCAAAGCCTGATGGGCAAGGCCAAGTTGTTCGTTGCAGGTACCGACATTGAGATCGGTTCCGAGGATGCGCAGACCCGGGTGTTGCGCGGATTCCACGAGCTCATCTCCCGCGCCTATCCGAACCTTCGCATGTTGCGTGGCATCACCTATACCGAGAACGACATCGCCAAATGCCTCAAGCACTCGCAGCATGGGCTGTTCGGTAACGACGTCACCAACCTGGCCGAGTCCGAGCAAGAGCTGTTGGCGTTCATTCAGAGTAATAACCGGGGGGGCGTGCGTACCACGCTGAAAAACCTCCTGGAGAAATTCGAGCGCAAACCCTACGGCTGGCACTACGCTGCCGTGCTTTGTACCCTGGCCAACCTGTGCGCCCGCGGCAAGATCGAGGTTCGCACCGACGGCAACCTTCTCGAAGAAGACACGCTGGAACGGGCACTGCGTAACACCCATGGGCACGGCAACGTGGTGCTGGAACCGCAGGTCGAATTTACTGCATCGCAGGTCCGCGCTCTCAAGGAACTCTTGGGAGACCTCTTTGATGCCCCCCCCGGGGCCAGTGAAGCGAAGGAGCTCGGCAAGGAAGCTGGCGCCGCGCTTCAGGAACTCATGCGTCAGCTCAGCCCGCTTGCTGCCCAAGCTCCCCTGTATCCGTTCCTGAATACGCTGATGCCGGTGCTTGAGAAGCTCAAGGAGCTGATCGGTAAGCCCTACACCTGGTACCTGACCGAACTCACCCGCCAGGAAGACGCGCTGCTCACTATGAAGGAAAGCGTTATCGATCCTGTCCGCAAGTTCATGAACGGCCCGCAGAAAGACATTTTCGATAACGCCCGCAAGTTCGTTCAAACCCAGGAGCCCAACTTCGCCTACATCGAAGGCGACGAAGCCGCACAGGTGGTCGCTTGCTTGACCGATCCGGAATGCTTCAAGGGCAACCGCATGCAGCAGATGAAGACGCAAGTCGAAACCCTGCAGGGGAAGGTCACTGCTCAGATCAATACCGAGATTGCCAAGGCCAAGGAGACGGTCACCGCCCTCAAAGGCCGCCTCTGCGGCATGGCTGAATTCGGCGCACTGAACGGTGATCAACAGGAGCAGATCACCCGTCCTTTCAATGAATTCAATGCGGCCATCGAGCGCCAGAAGCTGATCGCCGTCATCCGCGATACCCTGCGTCGGTTTGAGGAAAGCGACTACCAGCGCCTGCTTTCGCAGATGACCTCCTGGGCGCAACCGGCACCAATACCAGAACCTACGCCGGAACCCGGTGGATTCGTCAAGCCGGATGAAGGGACGAAGCCCACGCCACCGGCCAAGCCAGAACCGCGCATTGAGTATGTGCCCAGTCGCTCGGTGAAGGTCTCATTCGACAAGGCCTGGCTGGCTGACGAGACCGACGTGGAACGCTACCTGAAGTCCATGCGAGAGGCGCTGCTGGATGAAATCCGCAAAGGGAAAAGGATTCAGATATGA
- a CDS encoding DUF1819 family protein — MGHDNGVDLHQADLIYMDSTKYIMAFTTGGLFLRESVKLATLYLGLGDWPPVRDKVIAENLLQARTLNTLKRVFREVTSRLKTLSPGELEFLVEGTHQEQAYLLWLAVCRRYKFIADFAVEVLRERYITLKSDLTHEDFDSFFNRKAEWHLELDEITPTTRGKLRQVLFKILREADLLTANNMIQTAILSPRLWELIHQGSHGEALCFPVFESDVKVVR; from the coding sequence ATGGGTCACGACAACGGGGTCGACCTCCATCAAGCGGACTTAATTTACATGGATAGTACTAAATACATCATGGCTTTTACAACAGGCGGCCTCTTTCTCCGTGAATCGGTGAAGCTGGCCACGCTGTATCTTGGCCTTGGCGATTGGCCCCCTGTTCGAGACAAGGTTATCGCAGAAAATTTACTACAGGCCAGAACACTGAATACACTCAAACGAGTCTTCCGCGAGGTCACCTCTCGACTTAAGACGTTGAGCCCAGGCGAACTTGAATTCCTCGTTGAGGGCACCCATCAGGAGCAGGCTTATCTCCTGTGGCTCGCCGTTTGCCGTCGGTACAAATTCATTGCTGATTTTGCTGTTGAAGTGCTTCGAGAGCGCTACATCACACTGAAAAGCGATCTAACCCACGAGGATTTCGATTCCTTCTTCAACAGGAAAGCTGAGTGGCATCTGGAACTGGACGAAATCACCCCGACAACGCGAGGCAAATTGCGACAGGTTCTGTTCAAGATACTTCGCGAAGCCGATCTTCTAACAGCCAACAACATGATACAGACAGCCATTCTCAGCCCGCGACTATGGGAACTAATCCATCAAGGCAGTCACGGGGAGGCCTTGTGCTTCCCTGTATTTGAATCTGATGTGAAGGTGGTGAGGTGA
- a CDS encoding AAA family ATPase, whose amino-acid sequence MIERLELRNLTVFTDLTLELSPKINVIIGENGTGKTHLLKAAYGLCAGAPLFKNKPDTSDDELEAALTAKLLRLFMPLDDKLGKMHRQGATDQAYLSARFAGGQKIAATFFNNSKALAIQDRANYEQYQAEAVFIPTKEVLSFMKGFNSLYEKYGLSFDQTYQDICLLLDLPEVRLENLHEKSKWAMAEIEGICGGRFVFYGGGKVTFKTENTEYSANSMAEGFRKAGILSRLLETGAIQPGVSGPLFWDEPESNLNPKLMKLLVHILLELSRNGQQIFLATHDYVLLKWFDLLMDKGKDDHVRFHSLYRDAETSEIKVASTEDYLRISPNPIDEAFGFLINQEIENDMGGLGK is encoded by the coding sequence ATGATCGAGCGCCTTGAACTGAGAAACCTCACGGTCTTCACCGACCTGACGCTGGAGCTCTCGCCCAAGATCAACGTGATCATCGGCGAGAACGGCACCGGTAAAACTCATCTGCTCAAGGCGGCCTATGGGCTTTGCGCCGGTGCGCCCCTGTTTAAGAACAAGCCCGACACCAGCGACGATGAGCTTGAAGCGGCTCTGACAGCCAAGCTACTGCGCCTTTTCATGCCGCTGGATGACAAACTCGGCAAGATGCATCGCCAGGGCGCGACCGACCAGGCCTATCTGTCGGCGAGGTTCGCTGGGGGGCAGAAGATCGCCGCGACCTTCTTCAACAACTCGAAGGCGCTGGCCATCCAAGATCGCGCCAACTACGAGCAGTACCAAGCCGAGGCGGTATTCATCCCGACCAAGGAAGTCCTCTCGTTCATGAAGGGGTTCAACAGCCTGTACGAGAAATACGGCCTCTCTTTTGACCAGACATATCAGGACATCTGCCTGCTGCTGGATCTCCCCGAGGTCCGTCTGGAAAACCTGCACGAGAAATCCAAATGGGCCATGGCCGAGATCGAAGGTATCTGCGGCGGCCGTTTCGTTTTCTATGGCGGCGGCAAGGTCACCTTCAAAACCGAGAATACTGAATACTCCGCCAACTCCATGGCCGAAGGATTCCGCAAGGCGGGGATACTCTCGCGTCTTCTGGAAACCGGCGCGATCCAGCCCGGTGTCAGTGGCCCGCTGTTTTGGGACGAGCCTGAATCCAACCTGAACCCCAAGTTGATGAAGTTGCTCGTTCATATCCTGCTGGAGCTGTCACGAAACGGCCAGCAGATATTTCTGGCGACCCACGACTATGTGCTGCTTAAGTGGTTCGATCTGCTCATGGACAAGGGCAAAGACGACCACGTACGCTTCCATAGCCTGTACCGTGATGCGGAAACTTCCGAGATCAAAGTCGCCTCCACCGAGGACTACCTGAGAATCTCGCCAAACCCGATTGACGAGGCTTTTGGCTTTCTTATCAACCAAGAGATCGAAAACGACATGGGAGGCCTCGGCAAATGA